The Bacillus sp. NEB1478 genome contains the following window.
TATGTGACTCCTTCACTCACCACCATCTCACAAGACAAGTACCAAATGGGCTATCAGGCCGCAGAACTTTTAATCAGTATGTTAAAAGACAACACGACTCCTCATCAAAGACTATTAAACACACATCTTATCATTAGAGAATCTACCTCACTTAATAACAAACAATAATTCATTATTAAAAATCCGAAACGTTAAAGATTACTTTGTTTGTCAAACAAAACCGAAACGTTTTGATTCATGCGTTTACCAGTCAACAATTCAGATTTAATAGTGGTTGTTTGTGACAGTACTCGACCGCAAGTCTGTGAACTGTTACTTCAATATAAAAATTTTATTTGGGGGGTAAGAACGATGAAAAAAGGACGACTGCTATTAGCACTATCTTTATCTTTTGGTCTAATGCTAACAGGCTGCAGCAGCGATAGCTCTTCTGATGGTAACGGAAAAGATGGAGATAAAGTAACATTGCGTGTTGGAACATGGGAAGGTGGAGACGGTCAAGCCATGCAGCAAAAAATTGCTGACGCATACATGGCTAAGCATCCAGATGTGAAAATCGTTATTGAATCGGTTCCAGATCAATATGGAACAAAGCTGCTCACTCAAATTGCTGCTGGGGATGCTCCTGATATTTTCCAAATCGGGGACGGGGACATTCGAACGTTTATGGAAAAAGGTGCTTTAGAAGAACTTACCCCATTTGTAGATGGTAAAAGCGGAATTAAAGAAGAAGATTATTATGAAAACGTCTTAAATGTAGGAAAGATTGACGATAAACTCTACACGATGCCGAAAGACTATTCAACACTTGCTGTCTTTTATAACAAAGCTTTGTTCGACAAAGCTGGTGTAGATTATCCAAAAGCTGGCTGGACATGGGATGATTTTTATGAAATCTCGAAGAAACTAACGAAAAAGGATAATGGGAAAATTGTTCAATGGGGAGTGAGATTGGGCGGGGCTGAACAGCGCTTCCTTTCACCGCTTCTTTATAGCTATGGTGGCAGTGTAATCAGTGAGGATGGAACGGAAATTGACGGCTATTTTAACAGTGATGGATCTAAAAAAGCTCTCAATTTATACCATGACATGTATTTTAAAGATAAGGTCGCTCCTTCAACATCAGATACGGAAGCATTTAAGGGTGTAGATTTATTTAGTGCCGGTAAAGTCGCAATGAACCTAATGGGACGTTGGCCGGTTAATGATTACAAAGCAAATCCAGATCTAAAGTTTGGAACAGTTGAGGTTCCACAAGGTCCAAATGGTAAAGTAAACAGTATTTTCTACGCAGGTTATGGCTTGTATTCGAAGTCAAAACATAAAGATGCTGCATGGGATTATCTGAAATACTTGACGGGTAAAGAAGGGGCAGCTGTATTCGCCGATCATGCATTCACAGCAGTTAAATCAGTTGCAGAAGAAAAAGGGCAAACAGATGATCCCGTGTTGAAGCCATTTGTAGATGGGATTGAGGATGTTCAAATTTTCCCTGAATTGATCAGCCCTTATTATGCTTCATCTGGTGCAAGGGATGTCTACATGAAATTCATGGAGCAGTTTATGACAGGGAAAAAGATGGATGTAGATAAAGAACTGGATAAAGCTGCTAAAGAGTCAGATGAGCTTCTCAAAAAAGCAGCGAAGTAAAATTTTGATGTTTTAGAAGCGAGAAGGTCGAGAGAATGAAGTTTTGAGGAGTTGAATGCAGTACTCCTGCACGAGCACCGAAAAAACAAAAGTAATTGCCGAAGAGATTCGATGCTAAGTAACATCAATAATTAGGAAAAATAAGGTGGGCATATGCTCACCTTATTGCAGATAAGAGGTGAGTACATGCAAAACAATACGGCTCCAGCTGCAGCAAGGACCAGCGTACCTGTAAAGATAAAGAAAAAAAGAATGACGGCTGCTAGAAAAGAAGAGTTAACCTTTTATGCTTTGATTTCTCCGTGGATTCTTGGCTTTATCTTTTTTATTTTAGGACCAATGATCGCTTCTTTATATATCAGTTTTACAGATTGGGATTTGTTAACTTCAGCATCATGGGTAGGATTTGAAAATTATATAAAGGCTTTTTCTGGAGATGCATTGTTTTGGCAGGCTTTAAAAGTAACGATGGTTTATTCCATCTTCTCCGTACCGCTTGGTTTAATTGTTTCCCTAGGGATAGCTATGCTCCTTAATCAGGCTGTGAAGGGCATGTCGATCTTTAGAACAATCTATTATTTACCGGCAGTCGTAAGTGGTGTTGCCGTAATGGTCTTATGGATGTATATCTTCAATCCTCAAATCGGGCTCTTGAATACCATACTTGGCTATTTTGGCATACAAGGTCCTGGATGGATATTCGATCCGAAATGGGCGTTGTTTTCCATCATCATCATGAGTCTATGGGGGGCAGGCGGAGGCATTATCATTTGGCTTGCTGGATTGAATGGGATTCCGAATTATCTGTATGAAGCCGCTGATCTAGACGGTGCGAGCAGGATACAGAAGTTTCGGCACATCACCGTTCCCATGCTGACGCCTACCATTTTCTTTAACTTGATTACAGGCATAATTGGGGCGCTTCAAACCTTTGGTCAGGCGTATGTCATGACTAAGGGAGGACCGATGAATTCTACTTTATTCTTTAACTATTACTTGTTCAAAAAAGCGTTTGAAGAGTTTGATATGGGCTATGCTTCGGCACTAGCTTGGATTCTGTTTATTATTATTTTCATTTTTACCCTCCTTGTTTTTAAATCGTCAGCTTTGTGGGTCCATTATGAGGGAGAAAGGAAGTAAAAACATGTCAGTGATGGAAAGGGAAAAAATCACAAACAAAAAAAGGATGAAGCCGTCAAAAATCATGTGGCAGGTAATTGTTTATCTGATTTTGATAGCAGGTGCAATCGTTATGCTTATCCCTTTTTTCTGGATGCTGTCCACCTCTTTAAAAGAATCGTTCCAAGTTTTTTCATTTCCTCCGAAATGGATACCCGATCCAATCAAATGGGATAACTATGTTTTAACCTTCAATTCTCTGCCGTTCGGCAAGTGGCTTGTAAACACGGTTGTTATCACAGCATCAACGATTGTTGGCACACTGCTCTCATGCTCGATTGTGGCGTATGGGTTTGCTAGGTTCCGAGCTCGAGGCAGGAATATACTATTTCTTGTGATGCTTGCCACGATGATGCTTCCTTCAGCGGTAACGATGATTCCCGTATTTTATTTATTTAAGAGCCTGGGATGGATCAATACCTTTTATCCATTGATCGTTCCTGCGTTCTTTGGTAACGCCTTCTTTATTTTTCTTCTTCGCCAATTTTATATGTCGATTCCGACCGAGCTTGAGGATGCAGCAAAAATCGATGGTCTAGGCACAGTCGGTATTCTTTGGAGAATTATTATTCCGCTTACTATGCCTGCATTAACTACAGTTGCCATCTTTCAGTTTAACGGAGCATGGAACGATTTTATGGGTCCGTTGCTCTACTTAAGTAAACCGGATCTCTATACGTTAGCGCTAGGAATCAATTTCTTTAAAAGCCAGAACGATGTTCAGTGGAATTATTTGATGGCTGCTTCCTTAGTGACGATGCTGCCGTCTCTGATCTTGTTCTTTGTAGGCCAAAAATACTTTATTGAAGGTATATCTTTATCAGGCGGGATAAAAGGTTGATGAAGGAGGAGAGCTTTATGAACATTCAGCAGAAAAAAGAGTTAGAAATAACGGGTGTTGATCAATTTAAAGAAAGCAAGACCGATCGCTTACAAGATTTATTTATAACCGCAGGTGATCGAAGTTCCGTAATTGGATCTCAGAACGGGCTATTCCCTGATTTCGGTCATCATGTCAAAGATGAGATGGGTGGTGTATGGGCACATCCTATTAAACTGTTAGATGGCTATTGGCTGCATGTAAAAGAAGAGGGTGATGAACAGGGGTTTTGGCTAAAGGAAGCAGATCGATTTCATAATTATCCCTTTTACAACGAGCACGATTATTCATTGAATGATCGTCATTTAGAGATTGTACGTCGTCAGTTCTGTCCCGATGGTATAGAAGGGGTGGTCGTGTCCTACTTTGTAAAAAATATTGGTGATAGCGATCGTCAGTTTGATTTTTCATTTTTAGGGAGAACAGAATTAAGTCCGGTCTGGTTTTCAGAGACTCTGGGCATTGAAGATGCTCCAGATGAAGGCAAATTGGATGAAGACGAAGGTATATTTATTGGCAATGATACGAAAAATGCTTGGTACGTCGTGTTTGGCGGGGATCAGTCTTTTGAAAAAGGTATCGTTGACCGTACACTCTTCGGACCTGAAAAGACGGCAGGACAAGGCGTATCCGGATTGCTATCCTATCAAACTATCTCGATCAAAAAGGGAGAAACTACGGAACTTAATTTCTTTATCGCGGGTTCAAATGAATCATTAGAAAGTGCATTGGAATCTTTCTCTACCTTAAAAGAAAATAGAAAAACTCTTTTTGAATCGAAGAAACAACGGTATAACGAAATTCTCCGGACAACGAATATCAATATTCCTGATAAACACCTTGAAAAAGTATTCAATTGGAACAAATTCCATATGGATTGGCTCACGATGGAAGTTCCAGCGATCGGGCGTGGTCTTGCTGCAGGACACCCAGAGTATTCATGGTGGTTTGGCTGCGATAACAGCTATGCTCTTCAAGGAAACCTGCCGATCGGGAACCTGGATTTGGCTAAAGATACGATTAACCTCATTCATGAGGTTTCTGAAGCAACTAACGGAAACGGCCGCATCATCCATGAGGTTTCTACTTATGGCGCTGTCTCGAATAATGGGAACACTCAGGAAACGCCGCATTTTATCAAGTGTGTGTGGGATATCTTTTTATGGACGGGAGATCTGCCGTTTTTAGAAAACATATACCCGACAGTAAAAAAAGGTATTCATTGGCTGCTTGAAGAAATGGACCCTGATCGTGACCTGCTTCCGGAGGGATATGGCATTATTGAGATCGAAGGCCTTAATGTTGAATTGATAGATTCGGCTGTTTATACATATGAGGCATTGCGTGTAGGAGCATTGATGGCTGAAATATTTCAGGAAGACAAGGTCGCTGGAGAA
Protein-coding sequences here:
- a CDS encoding sugar ABC transporter permease; its protein translation is MQNNTAPAAARTSVPVKIKKKRMTAARKEELTFYALISPWILGFIFFILGPMIASLYISFTDWDLLTSASWVGFENYIKAFSGDALFWQALKVTMVYSIFSVPLGLIVSLGIAMLLNQAVKGMSIFRTIYYLPAVVSGVAVMVLWMYIFNPQIGLLNTILGYFGIQGPGWIFDPKWALFSIIIMSLWGAGGGIIIWLAGLNGIPNYLYEAADLDGASRIQKFRHITVPMLTPTIFFNLITGIIGALQTFGQAYVMTKGGPMNSTLFFNYYLFKKAFEEFDMGYASALAWILFIIIFIFTLLVFKSSALWVHYEGERK
- a CDS encoding sugar ABC transporter substrate-binding protein gives rise to the protein MKKGRLLLALSLSFGLMLTGCSSDSSSDGNGKDGDKVTLRVGTWEGGDGQAMQQKIADAYMAKHPDVKIVIESVPDQYGTKLLTQIAAGDAPDIFQIGDGDIRTFMEKGALEELTPFVDGKSGIKEEDYYENVLNVGKIDDKLYTMPKDYSTLAVFYNKALFDKAGVDYPKAGWTWDDFYEISKKLTKKDNGKIVQWGVRLGGAEQRFLSPLLYSYGGSVISEDGTEIDGYFNSDGSKKALNLYHDMYFKDKVAPSTSDTEAFKGVDLFSAGKVAMNLMGRWPVNDYKANPDLKFGTVEVPQGPNGKVNSIFYAGYGLYSKSKHKDAAWDYLKYLTGKEGAAVFADHAFTAVKSVAEEKGQTDDPVLKPFVDGIEDVQIFPELISPYYASSGARDVYMKFMEQFMTGKKMDVDKELDKAAKESDELLKKAAK
- a CDS encoding glycogen debranching protein; the protein is MNIQQKKELEITGVDQFKESKTDRLQDLFITAGDRSSVIGSQNGLFPDFGHHVKDEMGGVWAHPIKLLDGYWLHVKEEGDEQGFWLKEADRFHNYPFYNEHDYSLNDRHLEIVRRQFCPDGIEGVVVSYFVKNIGDSDRQFDFSFLGRTELSPVWFSETLGIEDAPDEGKLDEDEGIFIGNDTKNAWYVVFGGDQSFEKGIVDRTLFGPEKTAGQGVSGLLSYQTISIKKGETTELNFFIAGSNESLESALESFSTLKENRKTLFESKKQRYNEILRTTNINIPDKHLEKVFNWNKFHMDWLTMEVPAIGRGLAAGHPEYSWWFGCDNSYALQGNLPIGNLDLAKDTINLIHEVSEATNGNGRIIHEVSTYGAVSNNGNTQETPHFIKCVWDIFLWTGDLPFLENIYPTVKKGIHWLLEEMDPDRDLLPEGYGIIEIEGLNVELIDSAVYTYEALRVGALMAEIFQEDKVAGEYDALAKKLKEVINNQLWIEDEQLYADAMATPEMVLGRIDLYIERARRDGAEKAAVDMELMKEKMSKLDQSVQQPWLFKNWVINTPMETGLAPVDKAIPALNRMGTDEFTGEWGTYLSGMYQTSMMTISTGVQAVAECRYDRSDEALRYVNLIASTFNKRLPGSIYEMSPDYGCFVQAWTAYGLVTPLISYFFGIQPRAYWKEVTVRPRLPKSWNQAEVENVQIGTGERSNEVNVSILLGDTEDIYEISLQEGGWKVNVDLKLEPLAKVFVDDEEVEIALGLIEINDATSHTIRVCK
- a CDS encoding carbohydrate ABC transporter permease — translated: MSVMEREKITNKKRMKPSKIMWQVIVYLILIAGAIVMLIPFFWMLSTSLKESFQVFSFPPKWIPDPIKWDNYVLTFNSLPFGKWLVNTVVITASTIVGTLLSCSIVAYGFARFRARGRNILFLVMLATMMLPSAVTMIPVFYLFKSLGWINTFYPLIVPAFFGNAFFIFLLRQFYMSIPTELEDAAKIDGLGTVGILWRIIIPLTMPALTTVAIFQFNGAWNDFMGPLLYLSKPDLYTLALGINFFKSQNDVQWNYLMAASLVTMLPSLILFFVGQKYFIEGISLSGGIKG